From the Campylobacter sp. MIT 99-7217 genome, the window TTGGAGATGAATTTGCTAAGGAAAATATGCTTAAAGTAGGCGATATTATCTTTTTAAATGACCAGCAAGTAAGGATCACAGCTATCATTTCGCATGCTCAAAAGGCTTCAAACAAGATCATCACAAGTCTTGCTCTAGCACAAAAGCTTTTAAATAAACAAGGCTTGTTTGATAAGGCAGAAGTATCGGCTCTTACCATACCAGAAGATGATTTAGCACAAAAGGCAAGAAGAGATCAAAGCTCTCTTGATCAACTTGAGTATGATAAATGGTTCTGCACGGCTTATGTAGGCTCTATCGCTCATCAAATCGAAGAAGATTTTAAAGGCTCAGCAGCCAAACCTCAAACAAGTATTTCAGATGCTGAAAGCTTTGTTGTCAAAAAGATTCAGTCTCTTATGGGGCTTACAAGTGTGATTTGCTTGATCGTTGCAAGTATAGCCATAGCTGCTTTGATGAGTTCAGAAATTCATAGAAGAAAGAAAGAAATCGGACTTTTAAAGGTTTTAGGAGCAAATGCTTTTCAAATTTATATGCTTTTTGTGAGTGAAAATTTATTTGTTTGTATTTTTGCATCTATTTTTGGCTTTGCTTTTGGAATTTTGACCTCCGAGCTTATTGCCCTAAGTATTTTTAATCACAGCATAGAAATTTCTTTTATCGCTCTTCCTTTGAGCATAGTTTTTGCAGTGCTTATCGTGCTTGTTGGTTGTTTATTTCCTATGCGAAATATCTCCTTTTTACAACCTGCGGAGGTGCTTTGTGGGAAATAAATTTTTATGGACACAAATTTTTAAGTCTTTGATTTTTTCATATCAAAGGCTTTTTGTTATCGTTTTGGCTATTTTTATCGGCTCTATGGTCAGCTCAGCCTTTTTAAATGTGTATTTTGATATAGACACCAAGCTTTCAAAGGAGCTAAAAGCTTATGGAGCAAACATGGTTATAAGCCCTAAAAATAGTAATTTTATCAGCAATGAAGAATTCCAAAGCCTCAAACAAAAGTTAGAAGCAAGAGCTTTAACACCTTATTTATATGCGTATTTAAATTTAGGCAGTTTAAGTGGCGTTGTTTTGGGAACTGATTTTAAGGAGCTAAAGCTTACTAAGCCTTTTATGGAAGTAAAAGAGGGCAGTTTTTCTTTGAGTGATTTTGATGAGCATTCAGCCTTTGTGGGTGTTGATTTGGCAAAGCAACTTGAAGCCAAGGTGGGACAAGATATTCAAATTTATAATCCAAACACCGCAAAAAGCGTGAAGCTTAAAATCAAGGCTATATTGATCAGTAATGATGAGTTTGATTCTTTACTTTTAATGCCCTTAAGAGTGCTTCAAAGCTTAAATGATAATGCAAATATCAATTTTGCTAATGCTCTTGTGTATGGGAATTTTGATGAGGTAAATGCTAAGGCTTTAAGTGTAAGTAATGACTTTTTGTATGCAAAGCCTATTTCATCAGTATCTTTAAGCGAGAGCTTAATCTTAAATAAAATCAAAGCCTTAATGTTTTTGATCATACTTGTGGTTTTGATCATCGCTTCAACGAGTGTGAATACCACCCTAAGTTCGGTGATTTTTTCGAGAAAAAAAGAAATAGCCTTGCATTTGGCATTAGGTTCAAGCAAAAAGGATATCATCAAACTTTTTGGCTTTGAGTGCTTGCTTTTAACCATACTTGCTTCAGTTTTAGGGGCTTTGTGTGGGTATTTTTTAGCAAATATCTTTGGGTATTTGATCTTTAATGCAGGGATTGATTTTAGATTTCAAGCCTTTGTGATCGCTGTGCTTATTTCTTTGATTTTTTCTTTTATGGCGGCTTTTTTTCCTATCAAAAAGGCTTTAAATATCAATGTGTGTGAAAATTTGAAAGGTGAATGATGAAAGAGATGATAAAATTAGAACAAATTTGTAAAAACTTCCAAGAGGTCAAAGCCTTGCAGGATATAAATTTAAGCGTTCAAAAAGGCGAATGGCTTGCGATCATGGGACCTAGTGGGAGCGGAAAATCAACCTTGGTTAATATCTTATCTTTAATGGACTATCCAAGTTCGGGCAAGTATTTTTTAGATGGTATCGAGCTTAGCGAGCTTAAAGAAGAAGAAAAGATCAAGATCCGCCGTGAAAAAATAGGGCTTGTTTTTCAGCAATTTCATCTTATCCCTTATCTTAACGCTCTTGAAAATGTTATGCTCGCTCAGTATTATCACTCAAGTGTCGATGAAGAAGATGCTAAATTTGTGCTTGAAAAAGTAGGTTTAGGACATAGGCTTATGCATTTACCAAGTCAGTTAAGTGGAGGAGAGCAACAAAGAGTGTGCATAGCAAGGGCTTTGATCAACAACCCAGAGCTTTTAATCGCTGATGAACCCACAGGAAATTTAGATGAAGCGAATGAAAAGATCGTTTTAGAGCTTTTAGAACAGCTTAAAAAAGAGGGTAAAACCATAGTTTTAATCACACACAATCCAGACCTAGCCAAATTTGCCGATCAAAGCGCGATCTTAAGTCATGGGATCTTAAAATGATCAAAAAGCTTTGTGTTTTAGTCCTTGCTTTCTTGCTTAGCTCTTGCATGCAAGATACTAAAAATGAGGGAAAAGTGGGCTTTAAAGCAAGTGAAATTTCAGCAAAAAATCTACAAGATGAAAGTGTGAAGCTTAGGGACTTTGATGAGAGTGTAAAGGTTTTGATCTTTTTTGAAAACGGCTGTGCTGCTTGTATCAAAGAACTTCCC encodes:
- a CDS encoding ABC transporter permease is translated as MQFIMIKNSIFKNKIQKSLAFLTCFLATALLCAMLNITLGIGNEITKELRSYGSNILVLPKGSSLSIEVGNEIYEPLKNENYLEESNLHKIKEIFWRNNITAFAPFLEGKATWNRADQDPKEALIMGTYFDKSIEVDDEDDFSTGVKRLYTLWSVEGEWAKDDSLDEIMLGDEFAKENMLKVGDIIFLNDQQVRITAIISHAQKASNKIITSLALAQKLLNKQGLFDKAEVSALTIPEDDLAQKARRDQSSLDQLEYDKWFCTAYVGSIAHQIEEDFKGSAAKPQTSISDAESFVVKKIQSLMGLTSVICLIVASIAIAALMSSEIHRRKKEIGLLKVLGANAFQIYMLFVSENLFVCIFASIFGFAFGILTSELIALSIFNHSIEISFIALPLSIVFAVLIVLVGCLFPMRNISFLQPAEVLCGK
- a CDS encoding ABC transporter permease, with protein sequence MGNKFLWTQIFKSLIFSYQRLFVIVLAIFIGSMVSSAFLNVYFDIDTKLSKELKAYGANMVISPKNSNFISNEEFQSLKQKLEARALTPYLYAYLNLGSLSGVVLGTDFKELKLTKPFMEVKEGSFSLSDFDEHSAFVGVDLAKQLEAKVGQDIQIYNPNTAKSVKLKIKAILISNDEFDSLLLMPLRVLQSLNDNANINFANALVYGNFDEVNAKALSVSNDFLYAKPISSVSLSESLILNKIKALMFLIILVVLIIASTSVNTTLSSVIFSRKKEIALHLALGSSKKDIIKLFGFECLLLTILASVLGALCGYFLANIFGYLIFNAGIDFRFQAFVIAVLISLIFSFMAAFFPIKKALNINVCENLKGE
- a CDS encoding ABC transporter ATP-binding protein, producing the protein MMKEMIKLEQICKNFQEVKALQDINLSVQKGEWLAIMGPSGSGKSTLVNILSLMDYPSSGKYFLDGIELSELKEEEKIKIRREKIGLVFQQFHLIPYLNALENVMLAQYYHSSVDEEDAKFVLEKVGLGHRLMHLPSQLSGGEQQRVCIARALINNPELLIADEPTGNLDEANEKIVLELLEQLKKEGKTIVLITHNPDLAKFADQSAILSHGILK